GCGGATTGCCGTGGTTCGTCTCGACCACGGTGCCGTCGCGCACCACCTCGGTTTTGGCCTCAGCGCCGAAACCGCTGGCACGCAACAGCGTGCGCGCGGGCAAGCCGATGAAGCTGTAGCGGCCGAAGCGCTCGCCGCCGACGACGGATTCGAGCAGGAAGCTGTGTTGGCCATCGCCCCGACCGTGCGCCAGTTTGAGGTACAGCGAGAGCGGGGTTTCGAGGTCCGCGAAGGCCTCGACCATGAGCGGGATGCGGTTGTAGCCCTGTTGCGCGAGGCTCTTGAATTCGAGTTCGGTGATCATGTTCAGACACTCCATCGGCCCCCTGCTGCGTCGCAGCGAATGGAACCGTGTTTTTGAGGCGCCCGGTCAGCAGGCCTGCCGGGTTCGGGGAGTGGGGTGGCGCAGGCGGGGGGCCGAAAGGCCGGACCGGGACCCGCGCACCCCGGGGGGGAGGTGCACGTTTACGCTGGCTTGCGCCAGGGCCAGGCTCCCCGGCCCTTGCGGCTCGGCAGATTGCCCGTGAGGGATGTGCGTGTGTTGAACATGGGGCCAAAGTGTAGCAAAGCTGTTCAGCTCCCGGCCGGGCAAATGCGGCCCGTCCCCGGGTTCTCCGGTGAAACCCTGTTGCGTTCGGCCATGGGGGTGATGAAAATGCTTTTTAGAACGGTCGTTCTTTTTTCAACACCCTCCGTGTGGAAGCCCTCGCCATGAAACACCCCTCTCGCCGCATCGTGCGTTCCGTGGCCGGCCCGTTGTTGGGGCTGTGTCTCTGTCTGGGGACGCTGCAGGCCGAGGCGGCCACGGTCGAACTCAGCGGCGTCACGCTGGAAGACCGGGTGAGTCTGGCGGGCAGCTCGCTGCAGCTCAACGGCGCTGGCGTGCGCTACAAGGCTGTGTTCAAGGTCTACACCGCCGGGCTGTACCTGAGCCAGAAAGCGAGCACGCCCGATGAAGTGCTGGCAGCGCCCGGCCCCAAGCGCATGACCATCACCATGCTGCGCGAAATCGATTCGACCGAGCTCGGCAAGCTGTTCTCTCGCGGCATGGAAGACAACATGGAGCGCAGCGCCTTTTCCAAGCTGATTCCCGGCGTGATGCGCATGAGCCAGGTGTTCAGCGACCACAAGAAGCTCAAGGAAGGCGAGACTTTCGTGCTGGACTGGATTCCGGGCACCGGCACGGTGCTCACCATCAAGGGCAAGGTCGAGGGCGAACCCTTCAAGGAGCCTGAGTTCTTCAACGCGCTGATGCGCATCTGGCTCGGCCCCAAGCCGGCGGACTGGCAGCTCAAGGACGCGCTGCTGGGCAAGAAGAAATAGAGGACGGCCCTTGCCCCCACGCTCCGCCGCTGCGCGGGTCGCTGCCCCCCGAGGGGGCTGATCCGCCTCGGGAACGGCCCGGCGGCGGATCGCAGGCCCGCCGCTGCGCGGGTCGCGCTCAGTCCAGCAGCTCGGTCAGCGAATCCACCAGCAGATCGTGCGGC
This Hydrogenophaga taeniospiralis DNA region includes the following protein-coding sequences:
- a CDS encoding chalcone isomerase family protein, which gives rise to MKHPSRRIVRSVAGPLLGLCLCLGTLQAEAATVELSGVTLEDRVSLAGSSLQLNGAGVRYKAVFKVYTAGLYLSQKASTPDEVLAAPGPKRMTITMLREIDSTELGKLFSRGMEDNMERSAFSKLIPGVMRMSQVFSDHKKLKEGETFVLDWIPGTGTVLTIKGKVEGEPFKEPEFFNALMRIWLGPKPADWQLKDALLGKKK